The Trueperaceae bacterium genome window below encodes:
- a CDS encoding SDR family NAD(P)-dependent oxidoreductase, protein MIVAVTGATGGLGRALVRLLTSAGHRVRAAVRTPAQAELAAALGAEPVQVDLTRPETLPGLVAGAAVVHHLAAWMGRPPGLARAVNVDGTRAVARAAAEAGARRLVLASSIAVYGPVAGGVVTESTPLRTVGDPYGDSKVAGEAAAREALAGSGTELVVLRPTMIYGPASGSWTLAPVAALRRGLPVLLGDGSGLLDVVYVDDVAAAFAAAGEAPGAGGLALNVGGESVTAREFFGAYARMLGVPLRGVPAWLARAGAAAAGRVTALLPGVDAFAPETIGTLLSRATFDHGAAARVLGYRPRVGLHEGMSRTAAWLREAGLAPGPRSALVVGASSGLGRAVADELARRYVRVYAADMAPASPVARDAGPAPVDHLAVDATSQEDLARAVGEVEAREGHLDLLVTTVGSLRPGSLESQPWEDVTAQLELNALAPVLAARAAAPGMRARGRGRIVNVSSTNALLATPFMGAYSAGKAALESFTDALRLELRPFGVDVVLVQPGAMRTGFAERAKELLDAEAGRSGEPWAAYLRRLKDSGLWGEARAADPAEVARVVARVALSRRPPARVAGTREVPLLRAFAALPDALKDEVFVRPLGLRRPRARRAGRGA, encoded by the coding sequence GTGATCGTCGCCGTCACCGGCGCCACCGGCGGGCTCGGCCGGGCGTTGGTGCGGCTCCTCACGTCCGCCGGGCACAGGGTGAGGGCGGCGGTGCGCACGCCCGCGCAGGCCGAGCTGGCCGCGGCGCTCGGCGCCGAGCCCGTGCAGGTCGACCTCACGAGGCCGGAGACGCTGCCCGGTCTGGTGGCCGGGGCAGCCGTCGTGCACCACCTCGCCGCCTGGATGGGCCGTCCGCCCGGCCTCGCGCGCGCCGTGAACGTCGACGGCACCCGCGCCGTGGCGCGGGCCGCCGCGGAGGCGGGCGCCCGCCGGCTCGTGCTGGCCAGCAGCATCGCCGTCTACGGGCCCGTCGCGGGGGGCGTCGTCACCGAGAGCACGCCCCTGCGCACCGTCGGCGACCCCTACGGCGACTCGAAGGTCGCCGGCGAGGCGGCGGCGAGGGAGGCCCTGGCGGGCAGCGGCACCGAGCTCGTGGTCCTCAGGCCGACGATGATCTACGGCCCCGCCTCGGGCTCGTGGACGCTGGCGCCCGTCGCCGCGCTGCGGCGGGGCCTGCCGGTGCTCCTCGGCGACGGCTCCGGCCTCCTCGACGTCGTCTACGTCGACGACGTGGCCGCGGCGTTCGCCGCGGCGGGCGAGGCGCCCGGCGCCGGCGGGCTGGCGCTGAACGTCGGCGGCGAGAGCGTGACGGCCAGGGAGTTCTTCGGGGCCTACGCGCGCATGCTCGGGGTGCCCCTGCGCGGCGTGCCGGCCTGGCTGGCGCGCGCCGGCGCGGCCGCAGCCGGCCGCGTCACGGCGCTGCTCCCCGGCGTCGACGCGTTCGCGCCGGAGACCATCGGCACGCTGCTGAGCCGCGCCACGTTCGACCACGGCGCCGCCGCGCGCGTCCTCGGCTACCGCCCGCGGGTGGGGCTGCACGAGGGGATGAGCCGCACCGCCGCCTGGCTGCGCGAGGCGGGTCTGGCGCCGGGGCCGCGCTCGGCGCTCGTGGTGGGCGCCTCCTCCGGCCTGGGCCGCGCGGTCGCCGACGAGCTGGCCCGCCGCTACGTGCGCGTCTACGCCGCCGACATGGCGCCGGCCTCGCCGGTGGCCCGCGACGCGGGTCCCGCCCCAGTGGACCACCTCGCCGTCGACGCCACCTCGCAGGAGGACCTCGCCCGCGCCGTCGGCGAGGTGGAGGCGCGCGAGGGCCACCTCGACCTGCTCGTGACGACGGTCGGGTCGCTGAGGCCCGGCTCGCTGGAGTCGCAGCCGTGGGAGGACGTCACGGCGCAGCTCGAGCTCAACGCGCTCGCGCCCGTCCTGGCGGCGCGGGCGGCCGCGCCCGGCATGAGGGCGCGCGGGCGGGGGCGCATCGTGAACGTCAGCTCGACGAACGCGCTCCTCGCCACGCCGTTCATGGGTGCGTACTCGGCGGGGAAGGCCGCGCTGGAGAGCTTCACCGACGCTCTGCGCCTGGAGCTGAGGCCGTTCGGCGTCGACGTCGTGCTGGTACAGCCCGGCGCGATGCGCACGGGCTTCGCCGAGCGGGCCAAGGAGCTGCTCGACGCCGAGGCGGGCCGGTCCGGGGAGCCGTGGGCGGCCTACCTCAGGCGGCTGAAGGACTCGGGGCTGTGGGGCGAGGCCCGCGCCGCGGACCCCGCCGAGGTGGCGCGCGTCGTCGCCCGCGTGGCCCTGTCCAGGCGCCCGCCCGCCCGCGTGGCCGGCACCAGGGAGGTGCCGCTGCTGCGCGCGTTCGCCGCGCTGCCCGACGCCCTCAAGGACGAGGTGTTCGTGAGACCGCTGGGTCTGCGCCGTCCCCGCGCACGGCGCGCCGGGCGGGGCGCCTGA
- a CDS encoding lysylphosphatidylglycerol synthase transmembrane domain-containing protein, whose translation MKRLVGLFALSLLLGCGGLYLATRESIFSPATYAAAELRTDLAVVSVLSLVLLWIAPVAKIQALVGAQGHRLGPWEAFTAHVGQVFGSAMTPSGTGGAPGLVLALERSGVPLGTSVGVAVQLFVLDLAALGVLIPVGLVYIVAVSPLALPPFVTALAIAAAALALVGAIVLARFPGALYGVMRRATRWRPLRRFRDRLARMGREYYVSAVAFRDLPLTRFAYLHGVNIVGWLANFILLWALLATYGAQARLLDVLSVLSIISLVGFFVPTPGASGFTELMVGLVVDSSADAASIAAPVALWRAGTFYVAYLLGPLCAWLLLSRRPPRWLRRPARRAVRGDGADPAVSRTPRP comes from the coding sequence GTGAAGCGGCTCGTCGGCCTGTTCGCGCTCTCGCTGCTCCTGGGCTGCGGCGGGCTCTACCTGGCGACCCGCGAGTCGATCTTCTCGCCGGCCACCTACGCCGCCGCCGAGCTGCGCACGGACCTCGCCGTCGTCAGCGTGTTGAGCCTGGTCCTGCTGTGGATCGCGCCCGTGGCCAAGATCCAGGCGCTCGTCGGGGCGCAGGGGCACAGGCTCGGGCCCTGGGAGGCCTTCACGGCCCACGTGGGTCAGGTGTTCGGCTCGGCGATGACCCCGTCGGGCACCGGCGGGGCGCCCGGTCTGGTCCTGGCCCTCGAGCGCTCCGGGGTGCCCCTCGGCACCAGCGTCGGCGTCGCCGTGCAGCTCTTCGTGCTCGACCTGGCGGCCCTCGGCGTGCTGATCCCCGTGGGCCTCGTGTACATCGTGGCGGTGAGCCCCCTGGCCCTGCCGCCCTTCGTCACCGCGCTCGCGATCGCCGCCGCGGCCCTAGCGCTCGTCGGCGCCATCGTCCTGGCGCGCTTCCCCGGCGCGCTCTACGGCGTCATGCGGCGCGCGACGAGGTGGCGTCCGCTGCGCCGCTTCCGCGACCGGCTCGCGCGCATGGGGCGCGAGTACTACGTGAGCGCCGTCGCGTTCAGGGACCTGCCCCTGACGAGGTTCGCCTACCTGCACGGCGTGAACATCGTCGGCTGGCTGGCGAACTTCATCCTGCTGTGGGCCCTGCTGGCGACCTACGGGGCGCAGGCGCGGCTCCTCGACGTCCTCTCCGTGCTCTCGATCATCTCGCTCGTCGGCTTCTTCGTCCCCACGCCTGGCGCCTCCGGCTTCACCGAGCTGATGGTCGGCCTCGTCGTCGACTCGAGCGCCGACGCGGCCTCGATCGCCGCGCCCGTCGCGCTGTGGCGCGCCGGCACGTTCTACGTCGCCTACCTGCTCGGGCCGCTGTGCGCCTGGCTGCTGCTCTCCCGCCGGCCGCCGCGGTGGCTCAGGCGCCCCGCCCGGCGCGCCGTGCGCGGGGACGGCGCAGACCCAGCGGTCTCACGAACACCTCGTCCTTGA
- a CDS encoding glycosyltransferase has translation MGGPREVLLATIAAGGGHVATARAMAEAVAAAAGGALAPRVVDVMAEHAPRLDARHKAGWRAMLARPRLVRAAQAALDAAPAVSRAVQGAVLRGFTRRVTAALDAAPPALVVVNHGWLATAFTEARLRHGLRSRVVVFATEPFDASALWSAPGAETVLAPSAAAKGDLVRLGVPPAAVHVAGYPVARRFHEPPDREAARRELGLGDGFVVLVSLGAEGVAGDEVAEAVLAMARGGAAVLCATGRNGALAARLRSAADAAGLTERVRVLGFVERMEVPLAACDLMVGKAGPASTMEALAVGRPVVTASYAGLNERAVVRFLASRGLGEHAGSFAALPAVVAAWRDDPARLAAARASAAALDFGGMSQGVGRFLARLALSGEVDPALLAPGAFAGVDAASLAAAGARAAS, from the coding sequence ATGGGCGGTCCGCGCGAGGTCCTGCTGGCGACGATCGCCGCCGGCGGCGGGCACGTGGCCACGGCCAGGGCGATGGCCGAGGCCGTGGCCGCGGCGGCGGGCGGCGCCCTCGCGCCCCGCGTCGTCGACGTCATGGCCGAGCACGCCCCGCGCCTCGACGCGCGCCACAAGGCGGGCTGGCGCGCCATGCTGGCCCGTCCCCGGCTGGTGCGGGCGGCGCAGGCGGCGCTGGACGCCGCCCCGGCCGTCAGCCGCGCCGTGCAGGGCGCCGTGCTGCGCGGCTTCACGCGGCGGGTCACGGCGGCCCTCGACGCGGCGCCGCCGGCGCTCGTGGTCGTGAACCACGGCTGGCTCGCCACCGCCTTCACCGAGGCGAGGCTGAGGCACGGCCTGCGGAGCCGCGTGGTCGTGTTCGCCACCGAGCCCTTCGACGCCAGCGCGCTCTGGTCGGCACCGGGCGCGGAGACGGTGCTCGCGCCCTCGGCGGCGGCCAAGGGGGACCTCGTCAGGCTCGGGGTGCCCCCGGCCGCGGTGCACGTCGCCGGCTACCCCGTCGCGCGCCGCTTCCACGAGCCCCCCGACCGCGAGGCGGCGCGGCGCGAGCTGGGCCTGGGTGACGGCTTCGTGGTGCTCGTGAGCCTGGGCGCGGAGGGCGTGGCCGGCGACGAGGTGGCGGAGGCGGTCCTGGCCATGGCGCGGGGCGGCGCCGCCGTCCTCTGCGCCACGGGCCGCAACGGGGCCTTGGCCGCGCGCCTGCGGTCGGCGGCCGACGCGGCGGGCCTGACGGAGCGCGTGAGGGTCCTGGGGTTCGTCGAGCGCATGGAGGTGCCCCTCGCGGCCTGCGACCTGATGGTGGGCAAGGCCGGCCCCGCCTCGACGATGGAGGCGCTGGCGGTGGGCAGGCCCGTGGTGACCGCGAGCTACGCCGGCCTCAACGAGCGGGCCGTCGTCAGGTTCCTGGCCTCGCGGGGCCTGGGCGAGCACGCCGGCTCGTTCGCCGCGCTGCCGGCGGTCGTCGCCGCCTGGCGGGACGACCCGGCGCGCCTCGCCGCGGCGCGAGCGTCCGCCGCCGCGCTAGACTTCGGCGGCATGTCACAGGGGGTGGGTCGGTTCCTGGCGCGGCTGGCGCTCTCCGGCGAGGTCGACCCCGCGCTGCTGGCGCCCGGGGCCTTCGCCGGCGTCGACGCGGCGAGCCTCGCCGCCGCGGGCGCGAGGGCGGCGTCGTGA
- a CDS encoding NAD-dependent epimerase/dehydratase family protein — translation MRVLVTGAHGFLGSHITERLVGGGDAVRALVSPWGELHNLRGALESGDVEVVRADLSKPGDLAWALEGVDAVVHAAARVSDWGPWDAFYRTNVLGTQRLIDAAVRAGARRFVLVSSVAVHTYRGFRDADPRTLPRDNVSNPYAYSKILAENVVMTKAGIEGVIVRPGLWPFGARDATFQRVERAVARGVMPLMKRGESVLNTTYATNFADGVALAVSASSAAGRVYLIADEGAPSWRELFEELARLVGSAPPRLNVPRRPVRAIATGVEATWRALFPATEPPMTRYRAGLMAHDVHFSIEHAVRELGYRPRVSWREGLRLAVEALHAGKD, via the coding sequence GTGAGGGTCCTCGTCACCGGCGCCCACGGCTTCCTCGGCAGCCACATCACCGAGCGCCTCGTGGGCGGCGGCGACGCCGTGCGCGCCCTCGTCTCGCCCTGGGGCGAGCTGCACAACCTGCGCGGCGCGCTCGAGAGCGGAGACGTCGAGGTCGTGCGCGCCGACCTGTCGAAGCCGGGCGACCTCGCCTGGGCGCTCGAGGGCGTCGACGCCGTCGTGCACGCCGCCGCGCGCGTGTCGGACTGGGGCCCGTGGGACGCCTTCTACCGCACCAACGTCCTCGGCACCCAGCGCCTGATCGACGCCGCCGTCAGGGCGGGCGCGCGCCGCTTCGTCCTCGTCTCCAGCGTGGCCGTGCACACCTACCGGGGCTTCAGGGACGCCGACCCCCGCACCCTGCCGCGCGACAACGTCTCGAACCCCTACGCCTACTCGAAGATCCTGGCCGAGAACGTGGTCATGACGAAGGCCGGCATCGAGGGCGTGATCGTCAGGCCCGGCCTGTGGCCGTTCGGCGCCCGCGACGCGACGTTCCAGCGCGTCGAGCGCGCCGTGGCCCGCGGGGTCATGCCGCTGATGAAGCGCGGCGAGAGCGTGCTGAACACGACCTACGCCACGAACTTCGCCGACGGCGTGGCCCTCGCCGTGTCCGCCTCGTCCGCCGCCGGGCGCGTCTACCTGATCGCCGACGAGGGAGCGCCGAGCTGGCGCGAGCTGTTCGAGGAGCTGGCCCGTCTCGTCGGCAGCGCGCCGCCGCGCCTCAACGTGCCGCGCCGGCCCGTCAGGGCGATCGCGACGGGCGTCGAGGCCACGTGGCGAGCCCTGTTCCCGGCCACCGAGCCGCCGATGACCAGGTACCGCGCCGGGCTGATGGCCCACGACGTCCACTTCTCGATCGAGCACGCGGTCAGGGAGCTCGGCTACCGCCCGCGGGTCAGCTGGCGGGAGGGCCTCCGGCTGGCCGTGGAGGCTCTGCACGCCGGGAAGGACTGA
- a CDS encoding type II CAAX endopeptidase family protein, with the protein MSLGAALRALLGDLAALFDDEGARVWFLLGSGTLLQVAFWYLATPGPALLGFAPRTPATAAVGIAWSLVTLLAVPALLFTASGGTLREMRLSRGDARAGWRLALVSSLVAVPVVAVGAGGAPALTAAYPWAGEAVGRSVPALLGWAALYALYYVAFEAFYRGFLLGALERPFGAATAVWLQAFAATLVHVGKPLPEVLAALPASLVFGVMAVRTRSVLYPAVTHLVIGLTLDVAALARAGALLP; encoded by the coding sequence ATGAGCCTGGGCGCGGCGCTGAGGGCGCTCCTGGGCGACCTCGCGGCCCTGTTCGACGACGAGGGAGCCCGCGTATGGTTCCTGCTGGGCTCCGGCACGCTGCTCCAGGTGGCGTTCTGGTACCTGGCCACGCCGGGACCGGCGCTCCTCGGCTTCGCGCCGCGCACGCCGGCCACCGCGGCCGTGGGCATCGCCTGGAGCCTCGTCACGCTGCTGGCCGTGCCCGCGCTGCTCTTCACGGCCAGCGGGGGGACCCTGCGCGAGATGCGCCTCTCGCGCGGGGACGCCCGCGCCGGCTGGAGGCTCGCCCTGGTGAGCTCCCTCGTCGCCGTGCCCGTCGTGGCGGTGGGGGCGGGCGGCGCCCCCGCGCTGACCGCGGCTTACCCGTGGGCGGGCGAGGCGGTGGGTCGCTCGGTGCCGGCGCTGCTGGGCTGGGCCGCGCTCTACGCGCTCTACTACGTGGCCTTCGAGGCGTTCTACCGCGGCTTCCTGCTCGGGGCCCTGGAGAGGCCCTTCGGCGCCGCGACGGCGGTGTGGCTGCAGGCTTTCGCGGCCACGCTCGTGCACGTGGGCAAGCCGCTCCCCGAGGTGCTGGCGGCGCTGCCCGCCAGCCTGGTGTTCGGGGTCATGGCGGTGCGCACGCGCTCCGTCCTCTACCCCGCCGTCACGCACCTCGTCATCGGCCTGACCCTCGACGTGGCCGCGCTGGCGCGGGCCGGCGCACTGCTCCCGTGA
- a CDS encoding aminotransferase class I/II-fold pyridoxal phosphate-dependent enzyme, with amino-acid sequence MSQRADDAFAKAYAFRRADEAAAAGMHPYFKPIASQHGGTVTVNGKEMVITGSNDYLGLTQDPRLKEAARAALNDFGTSCTGSRFLTGTLTLHEELERRLAEFLGKEAALTFSAGYLGCLSVISALAGRHDILYYDRENHASLYDAAKLSFASLRKFEHNDLDGLVRLLEQDVGKPGGRIIVTDGVFSMSGHIAKLPELVEIKRRFGARLIVDDAHATGVLGPDGRGTGDHFGLTDEIDVIIGTFSKSFASVGGFMAGDRAVVNFVKHAARPFIFTAALPAMQMAAALEALRIMESEPELRAQLWDNVRQLREGMDALGFDTLGSQTPIVPVLVGPDELAMAFWKGLWEEGVFTTPALPPGVPNGQAIIRTSVNANHTSEQLDRLLSAFSVVGRRLGVI; translated from the coding sequence ATGAGCCAGAGGGCCGACGACGCGTTCGCCAAGGCCTACGCCTTCCGCCGGGCCGACGAGGCGGCGGCCGCCGGCATGCACCCCTACTTCAAGCCGATCGCCTCGCAGCACGGCGGCACCGTGACGGTGAACGGCAAGGAGATGGTCATCACCGGCTCGAACGACTACCTCGGGCTGACGCAGGACCCGCGCCTCAAGGAGGCGGCGAGGGCCGCGCTCAACGACTTCGGCACCTCGTGCACCGGCTCGCGGTTCCTCACGGGGACCCTGACGCTGCACGAGGAGCTCGAGCGCCGGCTCGCCGAGTTCCTGGGCAAGGAGGCGGCGCTGACCTTCAGCGCCGGCTACCTAGGCTGCCTCTCGGTGATCTCGGCGCTGGCGGGGCGGCACGACATCCTCTACTACGACCGCGAGAACCACGCCTCGCTCTACGACGCCGCCAAGCTGTCGTTCGCGTCACTGCGCAAGTTCGAGCACAACGACCTGGACGGCCTGGTGCGCCTGCTCGAGCAGGACGTGGGCAAGCCGGGCGGCCGCATCATCGTCACCGACGGCGTGTTCTCGATGAGCGGCCACATCGCGAAGCTGCCGGAGCTCGTCGAGATCAAGCGCCGCTTCGGCGCCAGGCTGATCGTCGACGACGCCCACGCCACCGGCGTGCTCGGCCCAGACGGACGCGGCACCGGCGACCACTTCGGGCTGACAGACGAGATCGACGTGATCATCGGCACGTTCTCGAAGTCGTTCGCCAGCGTGGGCGGCTTCATGGCCGGCGACCGCGCTGTCGTGAACTTCGTCAAGCACGCCGCGCGGCCGTTCATCTTCACGGCCGCGCTGCCCGCCATGCAGATGGCGGCGGCCCTGGAGGCGCTGCGGATCATGGAGTCGGAGCCGGAGCTGCGCGCGCAGCTATGGGACAACGTGCGCCAGCTGCGCGAGGGCATGGACGCCCTGGGGTTCGACACCCTCGGGTCCCAGACGCCCATCGTGCCGGTGCTGGTGGGCCCCGACGAGCTGGCCATGGCGTTCTGGAAGGGCCTGTGGGAGGAAGGTGTGTTCACGACCCCCGCCCTCCCTCCCGGCGTGCCGAACGGGCAGGCGATAATCCGCACCAGCGTGAACGCGAACCACACTAGCGAGCAGCTCGACAGGCTGCTCTCGGCCTTCTCCGTCGTGGGCCGGCGCCTCGGCGTCATCTGA
- a CDS encoding GNAT family N-acetyltransferase yields MLLASPPDDAQTAAVTTREARPEDAPLVHRIYLSTPGYFDIISIPIPTLAEVSTDLETAAEDQRRHAELVLVEREAAGEVDPAIVDPVTDRLVVGYLDYKLDYPEPGDATVNLLLVLPSVQSRGIGGACARDLERRLAGRSRRMLASIFGDNPRARRFWERLGFSFAIDAKPHLDWYAKNLA; encoded by the coding sequence GTGTTGCTCGCTTCGCCGCCCGACGACGCCCAGACCGCAGCAGTAACCACCAGGGAGGCACGGCCGGAGGACGCCCCACTCGTCCACAGGATCTACCTCTCGACCCCGGGCTACTTCGACATCATCTCGATCCCCATCCCCACCCTCGCCGAGGTCTCCACCGACCTGGAGACGGCGGCGGAGGACCAGCGGCGCCACGCCGAGCTCGTGCTGGTGGAGCGCGAGGCGGCCGGCGAGGTGGACCCCGCGATCGTCGACCCCGTGACGGACAGGCTGGTCGTGGGCTACCTCGACTACAAGCTCGACTACCCCGAGCCGGGCGACGCCACCGTGAACCTGCTGCTCGTGCTGCCCTCGGTGCAGAGCCGCGGCATCGGCGGCGCGTGCGCGCGCGACCTCGAGCGGCGTCTCGCCGGGCGCTCGCGGCGCATGCTCGCCAGCATCTTCGGCGACAACCCGCGCGCCCGCAGGTTCTGGGAGCGGCTGGGCTTCAGCTTCGCGATCGACGCCAAGCCGCACCTCGACTGGTACGCGAAGAACCTGGCCTGA
- a CDS encoding quinate 5-dehydrogenase gives MPGRPDKTVVSVSLGSPRRDADVEVELLGHRVRMVRRGVGSDVAAARSLVAELDGQVDAIGIGGADIYLRVGGRRYRIRDAAFVASAARRTPVVCGAGLKDSLERSAVDALEPVVGWRGRRVLMVSSVDRFGMAEALVRHGADVTFGDLVFGLGLDVPLRSLAAVERLASVALPVITRLPFRWFYPTGDAQDAAPKPRHQRHYRWAEVLAGDWHYIRANAGPDLTGKDVLTNTTTAEDVAFLRSAGARRLATTTPRVGGRSVGTNLLEAAFVAVEGAPGELTRGRYDELVAAAGLGPTVLEL, from the coding sequence GTGCCGGGAAGACCCGACAAGACCGTCGTGAGCGTCTCCTTGGGCTCGCCGCGTCGCGACGCCGACGTCGAGGTCGAGCTGCTCGGGCACCGGGTCAGGATGGTGCGCCGCGGCGTGGGCAGCGACGTCGCGGCGGCGCGCTCCCTGGTGGCCGAGCTCGACGGGCAGGTCGACGCCATCGGCATCGGCGGCGCCGACATCTACCTCCGCGTCGGCGGGCGGCGCTACCGCATCAGGGACGCCGCCTTCGTCGCGTCGGCCGCCCGGCGCACGCCCGTGGTGTGCGGCGCCGGGCTCAAGGACAGCCTGGAGCGCAGCGCCGTGGACGCCCTCGAACCGGTCGTGGGTTGGCGGGGGAGGCGCGTGCTGATGGTCAGCTCGGTGGACAGGTTCGGCATGGCCGAGGCCCTCGTCCGCCACGGCGCCGACGTGACCTTCGGCGACCTGGTCTTCGGCCTGGGGCTGGACGTGCCCCTGCGGTCGCTGGCCGCGGTGGAGCGCCTGGCGAGCGTCGCGCTGCCCGTGATCACGCGGCTGCCCTTCAGGTGGTTCTACCCGACGGGCGACGCCCAGGACGCCGCGCCCAAGCCGCGGCACCAGCGCCACTACCGCTGGGCCGAGGTGCTGGCGGGCGACTGGCACTACATCAGGGCCAACGCGGGGCCGGACCTCACGGGCAAGGACGTGCTCACGAACACGACGACAGCCGAGGACGTCGCCTTCCTGCGCTCCGCCGGCGCGCGCCGGCTCGCGACGACGACGCCGCGGGTCGGCGGGCGCAGCGTCGGGACGAACCTGCTCGAGGCCGCGTTCGTGGCCGTGGAGGGCGCGCCCGGCGAGCTGACGCGCGGCCGCTACGACGAGCTCGTGGCGGCGGCGGGCCTCGGCCCGACCGTGCTCGAGCTCTGA
- the efp gene encoding elongation factor P: MISVTDLRSGTKVEMDGGLWEVIDYQHQKIGRGGAKMVAKFRNLETGAIVERSFNATEKVQDIFIEYRTMTFLYANGDQYTFMDNETYEQPTLTRDQIGDAARFLKENVEVTVDYYQGRPLKVTLPNVVELRITQTDPGVRGDTVSGGSKPAVLETGATVNVPLFIEQGEVVRVDTRSGEYLGRA, encoded by the coding sequence ATGATCAGCGTCACAGACCTGCGCAGCGGCACCAAGGTCGAGATGGACGGCGGCCTCTGGGAGGTCATCGACTACCAGCACCAGAAGATCGGCCGCGGCGGCGCGAAGATGGTCGCCAAGTTCAGGAACCTCGAGACGGGCGCGATCGTGGAGCGCTCGTTCAACGCCACCGAGAAGGTGCAGGACATCTTCATCGAGTACCGCACGATGACGTTCCTTTACGCCAACGGCGACCAGTACACGTTCATGGACAACGAGACCTACGAGCAGCCCACGCTCACGCGCGACCAGATCGGCGACGCCGCGCGGTTCTTGAAGGAGAACGTCGAGGTGACCGTCGACTACTACCAGGGGCGCCCGCTGAAGGTCACGCTGCCGAACGTCGTCGAGCTGCGCATCACCCAGACCGACCCGGGCGTGCGCGGCGACACCGTCTCGGGGGGGTCGAAGCCGGCCGTGCTCGAGACGGGGGCGACCGTGAACGTCCCCCTGTTCATCGAGCAGGGCGAGGTCGTCAGGGTCGACACGCGCTCCGGCGAGTACCTGGGCAGGGCCTGA
- the accB gene encoding acetyl-CoA carboxylase biotin carboxyl carrier protein — MQTRELKRLLDVLKDTDVSELTLETGEYKLTLKRGLGDASAAHAPGPQAPRSDAAAPAPEERPATQPGQQAAEDAAGERLVDVVAPIVGTFYAAPSPDAPPFVRVGDRVKPGTVLCIIEAMKLMNEIEAETSGVVREVLVDNGQPVEYGQTLFRIEPD, encoded by the coding sequence ATGCAGACGAGGGAGCTCAAGCGCCTGCTCGACGTCCTCAAGGACACCGACGTCAGCGAGCTGACGCTGGAGACCGGTGAGTACAAGCTCACGCTCAAGCGCGGTCTCGGCGACGCGAGCGCGGCGCACGCGCCCGGCCCCCAGGCCCCGCGGTCGGACGCCGCGGCGCCTGCCCCGGAGGAGCGGCCCGCGACGCAGCCGGGCCAGCAGGCGGCCGAGGACGCCGCCGGCGAGCGCCTCGTCGACGTCGTCGCGCCCATCGTCGGCACCTTCTACGCCGCGCCGTCCCCCGACGCGCCGCCGTTCGTGAGGGTCGGCGACCGCGTGAAGCCCGGCACCGTCCTCTGCATCATCGAGGCCATGAAGCTGATGAACGAGATCGAGGCGGAGACGTCCGGCGTCGTCCGCGAGGTCCTCGTGGACAACGGCCAGCCCGTCGAGTACGGGCAGACCCTCTTCCGCATCGAGCCGGACTGA